The nucleotide sequence TTCAGGGAAGAGAACTCGGAAGCAAAAGGGACTGTTAAGGTAAGCTGGGCTGTCGTTGGTGGTTTTTACAGTTAAAGGCTTTATAGACTGTGATTTcatttagattttttaaaaaattaccaaaACCCCTTATATTGAGAATTGGAATTTGAAATCAGACCTTCTGTAGCATCCCATGCCCGCAGGACCACATTCATCAAAACAAGCAGTGACCTTGGCAGTTTTTACTCAAGTGTTGTTAGGAGCTGTGATGGTTCCCAATGTCTGGTCCAGCTTCCTGTGGTACCTTTTCAAATACTGGTATGGCAGGAAGGTGCACAGCCCGGGCGCGGCGGCGGAGGGGCAGACACCGCCCCGGGCTGTGCCGGCAGCCGCGCCCAACGGACCCCACGGCAGCACCGGCCGCATCCCCGCACTCACCGGCCCCACGCAGTTGAGCACCAGCCGCGTCTGCCTCGCCATGGCGGCCAGCGAGGCCGCGTCGCCCACATCGCACAGCAGCACGCCGACCTCCGCCCCGAGCGCCGCCTTCCCTGCGCACCGGAGACCGCCGTCACCGACAGCGCCTGCCGCGCCGCACCCCTGCCCAGCCCGGGCCGAGCCGCCACCTCCCCGGCGCAGCCCCGGCTGCCAGGGACTCGTCCCGCCTCGGCCCTCTGCCCTTCCCCTCACACCCACCCGGGGGCCGCTCCGAGCGTACGGGGCCCAGACACTGGGACCGCGCGGGCCCTGCCACCTAACCATTCGTCATCGTCCTATTGCCAAACCCTACAAGTTACTTCCTCTCCCGTTTTAGCACAGCCTACTACATGCAAGCAAGTAAGGAAGTTAATGTACCTTAAGACAACAGTTCAGTGGCAGCTGATCTTTATAATagcccaggaaaaaaaagacaaaactatgCCTTCAACTCTGAGAAACAACTACTCCTCTTTTATTTCACTATGGGCATCAAGGCTTTAAATGTAGGAACACCACAAAGTAATAGCGCCAATCCCCAACAGGCATGGGAAGTAACTAGTGGTTTCAGCTGCTAAGGCACTTGTTATCCAAGGCCTGCCTGCTTTTAGTAGTTGGGAAATGGGGCAAAGCAAGACAGCTGTGGTTAATTGTGAAGCAGGTGCCATAGTGGTTCCAGTAAGTAGTAACTGAAAAGTTAATGtaagagattaaacaaaattcTAGAACTAGTACGTAGTAAGTCACAGATTTAACATACTTGTTAATTAAAACAATACCCTTTATGGGTTTGCTCACTATAGCAAATAGTATTTTAACTTTTAactcagtttttcttctgtttctctgtaAACAATACCACAgtgaaactattttatgattaGGCTTttacagcaaaataagttttattGGCGTTAGACCCAGGGAAGGTTAGTTTATACAGTCATGTCCTGACTTCAGACTTCAGGCTTGCTAATAACAGAGAACTCCACACCACGTTTGTTGAGGCGATCAATCAGTTTTGTTTTGGAGAAGGCCGCTCCTGGAGAATATACACCGCCTCTGTATTGAAAATCAGAAGATCAAAACATTAGTGGTGACTGGCACCTTTTTTTTGAAGTCAAAGATGTGTTTTCCCACCCAAGAAAGAAAAAGCCACTTCATCCCACAGGAGAGCAAGCTGGTTATATTCATAGTTCCATTTCTGCATCCAGCAAACTCAACAGAAACCATTCCAGTAACTGAAACTACAGACACTGATGAAATAGATGCTGCAAAAGCATTAACAAAAACCTATCACTAGATCCTTTCAAATTGAAAGGCAGAGGAAGGATAAGTAGCTTTAAATCAGCTCATGGTGAAGTATCTCCTTTGCACAGCCATTTGGGTATCACAGAAATCCACAGGGTTATGAGTTCTGtcttttcaaagagaaaatacaCACAGAGTAGCTTTAAGGGAGATGAAGCTGTTCTGCAGGTGAAAGTACTTACTGCTTAGGCAGACAAGCTGTATCCTCCAGAAGAGATACAGCTGCTTGAACCATTGCAATTGGTGTAGCAACATAGCCAggttctgccaaaaaaaaaaaaaaacccaaacaaacaatgtACAGGGTGTTGAGATGCAAAATGTAATCTTGCTCTTACCTACAGCATGCTGAAGGATAATCTATTTGGCAATGAAACAGCCTTCCCCATCTAAGAACAGCTTTTTTACCTGGCAATCATCCCCAGTAACTGGTGAAGTCCCTAAGATCTAATCTGGACAAATACTGCTTCAAATACAGGCATATAAACTGACAACAACCACAAGCAATCACCTCTCAGTGACAGAGCGCTCTCTGTTACAGCAAGAGCTTTCCCCATCCCATGCTTAAATTCAGGCTTTTGCTGTGAGACTGGCACATTTGGCTACATCTCTAGTTACTTAAAGAAGCTATGCTTCATTAAGTCCTTCCTGAATATGCATTCTTACTGTCTCCAAACTTCACTTCAGCTGTCATCTCCCCTCAAAGGAATGATCTGAACGCAAGTATGTTATAGctagaaatcacagaatgtcagggactggaaggcacctcgaaagatcatctagtagaAAGAATGAGAATTACAAGAATGCAAATGAATtagctacttaaaaaaaaaaaagtcataatgaATGCTAGTATCCAAGGTAATACTCTATAAAGGCTGTTGACTTTGTCCATGTTGCAAGAACATCTTGAGGATGAAAATAGCCATGGAAGCATAAACCCATTTTAGAGCAGGGAATGTGAGGAAAAAGCAGTAGCTGCTACTAACATACATACCTGGACCCTTGACTTCGGTGCAGATCTTTACATTTGGTTTGCCGTTCTGGGGATCTTGGCCCTCACTGTAACCCTCGCCAAAAAAAGTCATTGTGAAAGAGGTTCCATCCATCTGTAGTGGCCAAGACAAGTGCGGTCACCAAAACAGTAACTCACATCACGCAAGCACAAGTAGTAAATATAAGTATTTATTGTGCCAAATACTATGATCCATATAAACATGAGTGTCATTATTTTGAGTATTGCTTACAAGGTGCAATCTCAAATTTTTAATCACTTCCACTTTCTTGGAACTGGTATTGTTTTAAAGCCCATCTCAGTGCCTCCAGTCCACCGCTTCCACTACTCAGTCTCCCCATGTCATCATCATTTGAGTGCAGTGAGCCAGTCATGCAAATATATCAGACCCAGCAACATGATCCATTTTTTTCTCCTATCTGTTCCACATACTTTGATGATTATTTAAATATTCAAAGCTATCTCAACAGGCACAGAAAATGCGCATTTAGGTATCATTTGAAACTAAGCAGTTGACCCTAGATTACTATTCTACCATCACCATAACAAATGAGTTCAATAATTGCGATGGAAAACAGTCGGTTACCTGTTTCTGGGTTGGTCCGTCCTTTGTGAAGTGTCCAGCAGAGAAAAATTCTGGGTACTACATAATAagaaggtaaaagaaaaaaaaaaagaaaagaccaacaataaactacagagaaaaaaaaaaaatccccaaacacttAATTCTTTTGAGTCTTGAACACTTACTTTTACCAGAAGTTTTCTTCCAAAGCTAAACTTcacaagaagaagaaataaaatgccAGCAAACATCAGCTTGATAACAGAGCCAAGACCACCTATGTTCACATAAGCGCCGTACTGCACCTGAAGCAAACACATTTTCAGTTATACAATTTGCATTAAAGTTTTTGCATCAATTCATTTGTAAAAAGTAACCTACCCCCAAATTATGATGCAATTGTTTGATACTATAGAGAGCTGTTTAAATAGAGCCTTAAACAACTCTCCTAGTTCTAAACAACTCTTTGAATAATACTTCATTTTATAATTCATTATGAATAGACAATACAACTACAGAACGGCAAGGGAACGAGCATGGTAAACAAGAGCGGAAAACTTTAAAGAAAGATGTGCTTTGGTATCTGATTTCAGGCTTCTCTCCTCAGatcttctttcctcctctttgtgTTTTAGTTGAGAAGAAACCAAGGCCTTGCTTTAAAATTCTGCAATAACACTGGCAAGCCTTTCTTATTAGTAGTTTCCAAGTGTATTTTTAGAGTGCTTTCTCAGCTTCATATCTCAACAACAGATGCGTGTCATTCTGCTCAGCTGTAACAGATTGTTAGTGCTGGTCTCCTCTCGGGAaaccatggaaaaaaaataaaaactaaacatTTTTCTACCACCACTACTTCACATTGCCTTTACTCTCCACACCAGAGACCCAAGCATCGAAGAAATTCCAGATACAAATGAGCAGTGTATGAATTCTCTACCAGAATATTTACTACACTACACTGACGTGACTGTAGTTGCACAGACTACAATTATGATGCTTTTAGAAACTCTACTTATACAAAAAAAGAAAGCCTCAGAAACAGAATTAAACATACTTATCATtccccagaatcacagaacctaCCTCTCAAATATTTCTGTGACTCAAGGCTTCCATTCCCTACAAAACCATACCCAGGAATCAGACAGCATGAGAACCCTACAAGAGACTCCCGGAACAATGATGCGAGCAGCAGTAACCACGCTCATCAGGCAGAGTATCAAGTAGCATGAAACAGGCCCACGCACACAGAAGAACCTGGACCACATCAGAGCTTCCAAAGGGGACAAACAGAACAAGCCTCCTCTATAAAAGCAAAAGCACATCACAGTCCTTACTGTTTATCCAACTACAGAAACCCTGCTACACAGATCTGCACCAAGAACAGTTATTATACAAAGGAAAGATTCACTGATAATGGTAATACAGACAAAGTATACTAATAATAGTAACTTACAGGTGTTTCCTGCAACTCTGTGTGCAAATAACGCTGAGACCGTTTCACCACAGAAGCATCAGATCCCATGAATGGAATGCAGTACTCTTTGAATTCCTGATTGAAAAACACAAGTCCTctgcaaatgggaaaaaaaacaaagtcagaaaaaaaggttCAAATGTTCATGCAAACTGCAAGAAAGTGATCAGAATGGTCCTGCTAAGACTGGCTTTTTCTCAAGCATTTTTATGACgttctctctttgcactgaaagcTAACCACTCCAAATTTATCACCCTCTCAACTCAAAATTCCACGCCCTCTAGCAAGGATGAGTTTGATAATCAGAAGAATATTCTCCTCAcattttttattctcttcttttCATCACTTCTGAAAGCCAGCCTCAAAGTTTGCCATGTCACCACAAGTCTCTTAGAACAACTTTGAGAGCCAGTAAATGCAGGGAGACATTCTTTTTTCAATAAAAAATGAACAAATCGGTTAAGCAGAACACATGTACAATTCTACTAGATGAGCATCCATGCGTTCTTATTGTACTAAAGTcctaaatggatttttttagtatttaataATATGCTAACAAGCCATATAATAAATACTGGAACAGTTAGGAGATGCCATGTTTCACATCTTAGGCTTCTTATACCTTCTTTTAAGTTTTGCACCAACTACCGGAACAGGCGCATATCCTATCTTTTTTCGAAGCTTCCTCAGGTTGTCTTGATCCGCAAGGCCATAAACAGCTGACTTCCAGGTCCCATCATGTACACAAGTACCCTGTGACATACCATGACATGCAAGTTAATTCAGTAGCCAAAGCTTTCACATGTTATGTTAGTAACAGCCTTAAAATTACTACATGTATTAAATATTATTACAATTATTACATATATGTTACAATTACATTCATTAAAGTATATTGaaatgtggtgggttgaccttggctggacacCACGTGCCCACCAAGCCTCTCTATCACTCACCTCCCTCCTCAGTATGACAGCGAGGGGGGAAAATAagatgtaaaaaaacccacaggggTCACGATAAAAGCAGTTTAATAAGATGAAAGTAAAGTCCGCAGGCGGAAGCAAAGGAAAACCACAGATATATTCTCTACTTTGCAAATGCAGGCAatgtccagccacttcccaggaaGCAGGACTTCAGTACATATAGTGGTTGCTCCAGAAGACAGAAGTCATGATAACAAATGCCCTCCACTCCTCCTCCTTCGTCTTAGCTTTTACTGCTGGGCAGCCATCATATGGTATCGAGTATCCCTTTGGTCAttttggatcagctgtcctggctaacATCACCTCCCAGGatcctgcccacccccagcaTACTGGGTGAAGAGGGGGGGAACGTTGAAGAGGGGGGGAACGTTGAAGAGGGGGGGAACGTTGAAGAGGGGGGGAACGTTGAAGAGGGGGGGAACGTTGAAGAGGGGGGGAACGTTGAAGAGGGGGGGAACGTTGAAGAGGGGGGGAACGTTGAAGAGGGGGGGAACGTTGAAGAGGGGGGGAACGTTGAAGAGGGGGGGAACGTTGAAGAgacagccttgatgctgtgcaagcactgctcagcaatagccaaaacatCGGTGCGTTATCAACACCCTTCTAGCCACCAACACAAAGCACAACACTGTGAGGGCTACTATtaggaaaattaactccatctcagccagaTCAAATACAGTCTGCACCCCTTATGCTACACAATTTGCATCATGCTCAGGTCCCACATaatttaatacatatatatatatatatatgtgtatacacatacacatatatatatgtgtgtatctatacacacatatgtatatgtgtgtgtgtgtgtatatatatatatcttctaaCCATCCCATTGCATTTAATTCTCATTACTGAAATCCCTTCTTACCAACACTTACAACTTACATTACATACTTAAACCACCCTTATACCCACCATACAGATTCATGCATTCTCATTAACTATTATCCCCTGTCCTTTAACAGATATTACTCTCCCATTCCATGGGCTTCCTCCACTTCTCCAGACGTTCCTAAGAACAGCCTATGACTTGGACCCCATCTGTCAAGATAGGTGCTCAGGACTGGTAAAGAAGTATGTTGATTGTCGGCCACCAACACCAGCTTGGTTTGGGTCATCATTGCATTATTGTAATAATGACCTTAGAATTATTACATATATTACACATTATTACAATTATTATGTATATGTATAATGCTTACATGCATTGAAATATACTGAAACAACCCCCACCATAGAAAAAAGACCAACAGCCAAACACTAGGATTATTGCCAACACACTCTGCATCTGTTATAGTTTACTTGAGTAGGACTCCTTCCCACATCTCTCTAAAAGCTGATTTCTTGGAACAGCTTAACACAAAAACCCTTAGGTAGACACCCTATGGAACTGAACCTTACAAAAGGGCATTTGCTTGGGATACTTTTATTAGCTCCTGAAGAATAAAGTTCTTAGACTCATCATCGAAGAACTGCCAGCTTATTCTCTGGTCTGAAATAACATAACAGTTATCCTAATGGGCTACAGTGACGTTATCACAAATACCTCTGAGTTTCCAAGAAGGTGTAACCCAACTCACCTCAGGTCCAGATTTCACCTTCAGGAAACTTTCAACAGCAGTTAACGTACCTTTAAGGAAGGGGAAAACATTACTTGGCATATACAGTCATTAGTTCACAAAACCAGAGTACACTCTGGTATACTCAAATAGTAGCACACTGACATTACTGAAAAGGCAGAGCCACATCTTCATCTCAGAAGTACAACAAGCTAAGATTAAGTTCCACAGCTATTTTACCTAGCAAGGATCAAACTTGTAACATAAAGTACTTCAATAAAGGTCACTAATATTATCTTTActaattttttgtttgtcttaTCTAGTTAACAAGATAATGTAAATAATCaaatttagaaaaaggaaaataatattaagaGCCATATTTAGTTTTCCTCCAAGTTTCAAAATAAAGGATGGTGTAGGCTGTGAAACCTGAGATGGACTTAAGGATTTTGGTAGACCTTTTCtagtcacaaaacaaaacaaaaccaaccaaaaaatcccccacaaaaccaaaaccaagcaaacaaaaaacccccaaaaaaatcaaacccacaaaaaacctgaAACACACAAGATATcctaaaacatttaattttagcATATCTTGTGTTCTGCAGAGAATGGTTAGTTGTGatgaacagcaaaacaaaacaactcctccaaattctttgttttgctttgctcagtTCCTTCTGAGATTGTAAAACTGTACTTGTATGGGCAAATTTCAACACAGCAAGCAACAGGATAGACAGGAGATGATACCATAAAGTAAAAACAGGAAGAGATAAAAAACATCTTCATTCAAATCTAGTATTGAGCATCAAATTATAACCCCATGAGCAATGAGGCTATAACCCCATTTCCATGCCACTCCTCCCCCTCCAATCAGATCCAGATTATTTTCTTAAACTGAGAGTTGATGACATGCTCCAATGTAAAGCAAGCCCAAAAATAGCCATTTTAATAGTAcataaaagcaaaacatttggcTACTTTTATCAGCCCTTGCAGTTGAAAATCAGACCTCATGAATGAAGCATCCTCATTTGAGATTAGGATCAAGCATGATTTACACAGAATTAAATAATTTCAAATCTTTTCTCCAATAGTTACCTTTCAGTTACTACCTATCACCTCTTAAAGAAAAAGGCATTGTATGGAGCTTGTACAACTTACGAAACCAGATTATCTACTCATTTGCAATCCCTTTCCCGTCGCCTTCCTGTCCCCAGTGTCTCTGCCCCACAAGATTCTCACTCCACAAGAGGCAGTGTGCTGAGGTTTGCCTAAGGACATCCACAACACAGGCTGAGCGGCCTAGAGGTTCTGCTCTCTCAGTGAGTAGCATTACCTTGAATCCCTCCTCTATCTAATGACCAACTTTCTCCAATCTAATGGGAATctaatttacttttaaattttCATCTACCAGATTTGGTTGAAACTGGTCAGCTGGTAAAGGCAGGCAAAAGAGACACTGAAAGAGTTTCCACATAAGTGTTGCTTCTTTAGGAAACCAGACGAAAGCATCATCTACATTTCTTTTTCAGCATGAGGTCATGTTTATATAAGTCACCTTTCAACTTGTCTCTGGTGTAGAGTACTCCCATATCAGCTGGTATAGAGTCAAAGCCACAGCTTCCAATGATGTATACTCCCTTTTCCGCAGCTTTTTTGTTGTATTTCAGGTACATTCCTTCCAGAAACTAAAACAAAGTCAGAACAAATATTTTAAGCAGAACTCCATATTTGGCCATCAGCACTTCACTGTCATACTTTAAACCACTCAGAAGAATCTTTAGATGGATACATATTATTCCTGATTTATGCTATGAAAGCGTCAAACAAGTGCAATGAAATGTGATCTACCAAAATTCCTACACAGAATCACAACTGAGAATTGAAGCAGAACTCAAAAATCCTGGATTTCCAGAAAGAACCTGAGAGGCTCTTGTctaaaagtaagaaaaatataCAACAAATATACATCAAtgtactttaaaataattaatgcaTATTGGAAGTGTAGATCAGGAGGCATAATTTGCCTTCATGTTCAAAAACATTAGCAGAAACATACTAAACAAATACTCCTTAAACAGATCCTTGATATAAAGGAGCATTTTTCTGCTGTCACCTACCTGGGGTTCTCCACTGATGTCAATGCAGCTTGCACCATTTTCAACACAAGCTTCTACCACAGGCTCTCCAAAGAATCTATACTATAGAAGGAAAGAACACCACacataacaaaataaaacccacacaaCACAACTCACCCAACGTGCTTTATCTAGCATATGTATCTACAATAGAATTAAATGCTTGATGGCTACTCCTTTTACTAAGTGAGGCAAAAATTTAACAGTTCTTGTATTTTTTCAGAGGGTGGGGAGAAGAAACAGCATAACAAATTTCATTGCTGGTAAATGAGTTTCCTGTGCAGATTACTCCACTGTATTTTTCTAAGATGAGATTGCCAAAGCCAATCTAATATAGCTAATCTCAATTTATGATTTCTGCACTCATATTACCAGCATATTCTCTACTTAAATACTCTTTAATTTCAAAGACGTTGTCATGACCCAACTTCCAGCTCTTGTACTTTGATCCCCTCTTGAACGCGCTGGAAATATTGACACTGAGAGGTTCAAAGAGACCAAGACTGAAAccagcaggtctcctggcttctTTTCCAGCTCTGTCTTCAGAACGCCACTTAAAACACTTTAGCCCAACCCAAAACTCCTCCCCACTTCACAATGTTTGCTATGCTAcctttgaaagaaataaaaaaccccaaccctctaCGAATTGCAGCACTCTGCAGACTCTGCTGAGAAATCTTCAGACAATTACGGTATACAACTGTACTTTGGTTTCCATTTCAAAGAGCTGCATTTCACGCGGACGGCTCCGGGAACTCCGGAGCCCCGCACTGGATCATCGGCAGCCGCCGCTGCTTTCCCTGACTCGAGGAGGCGGGCGCCCGGCCGCACGCAGCCCAGGAGCGGCTGCGGAGGGGCAGACACCGCCCCGGGCTGTGCCGGCAGCCGCGCCCAGCGGACCCCACGGCAGCACCGGCCGCATCCCCGCACTCACCGGCCCCACGCAGTTGAGCACCAGCCGCGTCTGCCTCGCCATGGCGGCCAGCGAGGCCGCGTCGCCCACATCGCACAGCAGCACGCCGACCTCCGCCCCGAGCGCCGCCTTCCCTGCGCACCGGAGACCGCCGTCACCGACAGCGCCTGCCGCGCCGCACCCCTGCCCAGCCCGGGCCGAG is from Patagioenas fasciata isolate bPatFas1 chromosome 3, bPatFas1.hap1, whole genome shotgun sequence and encodes:
- the SCCPDH gene encoding saccharopine dehydrogenase-like oxidoreductase yields the protein MAAGGDGAGERPYELVVFGASGFTGQFVVEEVARTASSGELRGALRWAVAGRSREKLQAVVQRAAESLGKAALGAEVGVLLCDVGDAASLAAMARQTRLVLNCVGPYRFFGEPVVEACVENGASCIDISGEPQFLEGMYLKYNKKAAEKGVYIIGSCGFDSIPADMGVLYTRDKLKGTLTAVESFLKVKSGPEGTCVHDGTWKSAVYGLADQDNLRKLRKKIGYAPVPVVGAKLKRRGLVFFNQEFKEYCIPFMGSDASVVKRSQRYLHTELQETPVQYGAYVNIGGLGSVIKLMFAGILFLLLVKFSFGRKLLVKYPEFFSAGHFTKDGPTQKQMDGTSFTMTFFGEGYSEGQDPQNGKPNVKICTEVKGPEPGYVATPIAMVQAAVSLLEDTACLPKQGGVYSPGAAFSKTKLIDRLNKRGVEFSVISKPEV